The following coding sequences are from one Humulus lupulus chromosome X, drHumLupu1.1, whole genome shotgun sequence window:
- the LOC133803116 gene encoding protein TRIGALACTOSYLDIACYLGLYCEROL 4, chloroplastic, translating to MARLRTAMDSAFWDLDVATPRVLEGAAKAVPGEPFPMDAARASRAIRIQQVSFLGNGFPLGIIPSYSPTSSKDLGSFTLQSLLLKPVTSNWWVGFIGQFRPKKLISSIKAEFTSEDTDFPSFKEVAKHVLEKSLYSFGLSTQFSPTPSSFIRWSTEGHGEEKRRRHKMMLFQKLTSHDITFEAAWPQLFIDHKGQYWDVPESISLDLLSLVSESGFRYRLGLHKSSGHPDALSAQSVDAPTSILPGLCAKAAFSYEKSKDFWRKVQTREDTIEKTDRGLFWRPSYDVRLSEPHSAISGIIGGTCAAWFGERASSMCAESKEHEGISSSTKKRSPLNADLFGSVCYTIQHGNFRKYYGDLTRVDARLDISSVSAFAKRILDGSKSSSSKIAEDPNSHPRLNLIFQQQVGGPIVFRLDSRFSLDSSSGKHKPHMEDLICSLTYSFRLIQSGKAVFWYSPKRKEGMVELRVYEF from the exons ATGGCGAGGCTGAGGACGGCCATGGATTCGGCGTTCTGGGATTTGGACGTGGCTACGCCTCGAGTCCTTGAAGGCGCGGCCAAGGCTGTACCGGGTGAGCCATTCCCCATGGACGCTGCTCGAGCAAGTCGAGCAATTAGAATACAGCAAGTCTCCTTCTTGGGAAATGGGTTTCCTCTTGGCATTATCCCTTCTTACTCTCCCACTTCATCCAAGGACTTGGGTTCTTTCACTCTTCAATCCCTCTTGCTCAAGCCCGTCACCTCCAACTG GTGGGTTGGATTTATTGGGCAGTTCCGACCGAAGAAACTGATATCTTCTATAAAAGCTGAATTTACAAGTGAGGATACAGATTTCCCTTCTTTCAAAGAGGTGGCAAAGCATGTTTTGGAAAAGTCACTTTATTCATTTGGATTATCAACACAGTTTTCTCCGACTCCCTCTTCGTTCATAAGGTGGAGCACAGAAGGGCATGGTGAGGAAAAGCGACGACGCCACAAAATGATGCTATTTCAGAAG CTAACGAGTCATGATATCACTTTTGAGGCCGCTTGGCCTCAGCTATTCATTGATCATAAAGGACAATATTGGGATGTGCCAGAGTCAATATCCTTGGATCTATTATCCCTTGTTTCTGAATCTGGATTCCGATATCGCCTTGGATTGCATAAAAGCAGTGGTCATCCTGATGCACTAAGTGCTCAAAGTGTTGATGCTCCTACTTCTATTTTGCCTGGATTATGTGCAAAAGCTGCTTTTTCTTATGAGAAAAGCAAGGACTTCTGGAGGAAGGTTCAGACTCGGGAGGATACAATTGAGAAGACTGACAGGGGGTTGTTTTGGCGGCCTTCATATGATGTGCGTCTCAGCGAACCCCATTCTGCAATATCTGGAATTATAG GTGGCACCTGTGCTGCCTGGTTCGGGGAGAGGGCGAGCTCAATGTGTGCTGAATCAAAAGAACATGAGGGCATTTCTTCAAGTACTAAGAAGAGAAGCCCACTGAATGCTGATTTATTTGGCTCAGTTTGCTATACTATCCAGCATGGGAATTTTAGAAAGTATTATGGTGATCTAACCAGAGTAGACGCTCGGTTGGATATTTCTTCCGTGTCAGCTTTTGCCAAAAGGATTCTCGACGGTTCCAAAAGTTCCTCTTCTAAAATTGCAGAAGATCCAAATTCCCATCCCAGGCTCAATTTGATCTTTCAACAGCAG GTAGGAGGGCCAATTGTGTTTCGATTAGATTCGAGGTTCTCACTCGACTCGTCTTCTGGGAAACATAAACCTCACATGGAGGATTTAATTTGCAGCTTGACTTACTCCTTCAGGCTAATACAATCAGGGAAAGCTGTTTTCTGGTATtctccaaagagaaaagagggcATGGTTGAGTTACGCGTCTACGAGTTTTGA